From a region of the Tenggerimyces flavus genome:
- a CDS encoding D-alanine--D-alanine ligase family protein, with translation MNDTDQPTEANPRPRVAVVFGGRSSEHAVSCITAGSVMRAIDRSKYDVVPVGITLDGEWVLEADEPALLAVTDGRMPSVSAADGQAVVLLGSSSRGSLVTLSASEVPHTLGEVDVVFPLLHGPFGEDGTLQGLLEMAGIRYVGAGVLSSAVSMDKHYMKMIFQAHGLPVVPYAVLSPSEWAHDRSACAETVASLGYPVFVKPCRGGSSIGITKVSRPEGLEAAVELARTYDPKVLVEAAVESARELECGVLGSLTPGALPEVSVVAEIVVDPSREFYDFDAKYVSEEDAKLIVPAVMEEGDAVAVRRMAAQAFAAVSCEGLARVDFFVQPDGRLLLNEINTMPGFTPMSMFPRVWAASGVEYPELVDRLVQLALQRPTGLR, from the coding sequence GTGAACGACACGGACCAGCCGACTGAGGCCAACCCCCGCCCGCGCGTGGCGGTCGTGTTCGGTGGGCGCAGCTCCGAGCACGCGGTTTCGTGCATCACAGCGGGCAGTGTGATGCGAGCGATCGACCGTTCGAAGTACGACGTGGTGCCCGTGGGGATCACGCTGGACGGCGAGTGGGTGCTGGAGGCCGACGAGCCTGCGTTGTTGGCGGTGACGGACGGTCGGATGCCGTCGGTGTCTGCTGCTGATGGGCAGGCCGTGGTGCTGCTGGGCTCGTCTTCGCGCGGGTCGCTGGTGACTCTGTCGGCGTCCGAGGTGCCGCACACGCTGGGCGAGGTCGACGTGGTGTTCCCGTTGCTGCACGGTCCGTTCGGTGAGGACGGGACGTTGCAGGGGTTGCTGGAGATGGCGGGGATCCGGTACGTCGGGGCCGGGGTGCTGTCGAGTGCGGTGTCGATGGACAAGCACTACATGAAGATGATCTTCCAGGCCCATGGGCTGCCGGTGGTGCCCTATGCGGTGCTGTCGCCTTCGGAGTGGGCGCATGACCGTTCGGCGTGCGCCGAGACGGTGGCGTCGCTGGGGTATCCGGTGTTTGTGAAGCCCTGCCGGGGCGGGTCGAGCATCGGGATCACGAAGGTCTCTCGTCCTGAGGGCCTCGAGGCTGCTGTCGAGCTGGCTCGTACGTACGACCCGAAGGTGCTCGTCGAGGCCGCGGTGGAGTCTGCTCGGGAGCTCGAGTGTGGGGTTCTGGGTTCTCTGACGCCTGGCGCTTTACCTGAGGTTTCGGTGGTGGCGGAGATCGTGGTGGACCCGTCGCGGGAGTTCTACGACTTCGACGCGAAGTACGTGTCGGAGGAGGACGCGAAGCTGATCGTTCCCGCGGTGATGGAGGAGGGCGACGCCGTGGCTGTGCGGCGGATGGCCGCGCAGGCGTTCGCCGCGGTGTCGTGCGAGGGCTTGGCCCGGGTGGACTTCTTCGTGCAGCCTGATGGCCGGTTGCTGCTGAACGAGATCAACACGATGCCCGGGTTCACGCCGATGTCGATGTTCCCCCGGGTGTGGGCTGCGAGTGGGGTGGAGTACCCGGAGCTCGTGGACCGCCTTGTTCAGCTGGCCCTGCAGCGCCCGACGGGTCTGCGCTAG
- a CDS encoding trans-sulfuration enzyme family protein, translated as MSEAKLSPATLVVKAGRPEPGVDAPPNPPIVLASAYGAGGMEYGRYENPTWAAFETALGTLEGGRALVFSSGSSAVATVLDLLEPGATVVAPRHAYHGTLHQLADLQRTGRVKETRLVDIADTTAVNAALTGAHLLWAESPTNPALEVADLPALCRAAKAEGVTTVVDNTFATPVLQRPFEFGADVIVHSGSKYLAGHSDVIIGAVVVQDDERYDQLLARRKSIGAIAGPFETYLTLRGMRTLGIRIERASANAMTLATRLNEHPAIERVRYPGLPSDPGHGRAKAQMSGAYGGIIAAEVRGGAEAAERLVKSTQVWMYATSLGGIESTMERRRRWAGESATIPEGLVRLNVGIEDVDDLWQDLDQALRA; from the coding sequence ATGAGCGAAGCGAAACTCTCCCCCGCGACCCTCGTCGTCAAAGCCGGCCGCCCCGAGCCCGGCGTCGACGCTCCCCCGAACCCGCCGATCGTGCTCGCCTCCGCCTACGGTGCGGGCGGAATGGAGTACGGGCGGTACGAGAATCCCACCTGGGCGGCGTTCGAGACCGCGCTCGGCACGCTCGAGGGTGGCCGGGCGCTCGTGTTCTCGTCCGGCTCCTCCGCCGTCGCCACCGTGCTCGACCTGCTCGAGCCGGGCGCCACGGTCGTCGCCCCCAGGCACGCGTACCACGGAACGCTCCATCAGCTGGCCGATCTGCAACGTACGGGCCGCGTCAAGGAGACCCGCCTCGTCGACATCGCCGACACCACAGCTGTCAACGCAGCGCTGACAGGCGCACACCTGCTCTGGGCGGAGTCCCCCACCAACCCCGCGCTCGAGGTCGCCGACCTCCCCGCGCTCTGCAGAGCAGCCAAGGCCGAAGGCGTGACGACCGTCGTCGACAACACGTTCGCGACGCCCGTGCTGCAACGACCGTTCGAGTTCGGCGCGGACGTGATCGTGCACTCCGGCTCGAAGTACCTCGCCGGCCACAGCGACGTCATCATCGGCGCCGTCGTGGTCCAGGACGACGAGCGGTACGACCAGCTGCTGGCGAGGCGCAAGTCGATCGGCGCGATCGCGGGCCCGTTCGAGACCTACCTGACCCTCAGAGGCATGCGCACGCTCGGGATCCGCATCGAGCGCGCCAGCGCCAACGCCATGACGCTCGCGACGAGGCTGAACGAGCACCCAGCCATCGAACGCGTCCGCTACCCAGGCCTGCCGTCGGATCCGGGCCACGGACGCGCCAAGGCCCAGATGAGCGGCGCGTACGGCGGCATCATCGCCGCCGAGGTGAGGGGCGGTGCCGAGGCGGCCGAGCGACTGGTGAAGTCCACGCAGGTGTGGATGTACGCCACCAGCCTCGGTGGGATCGAGTCCACGATGGAACGTCGCCGCCGCTGGGCGGGCGAGAGCGCAACGATCCCCGAGGGCCTCGTCCGCCTCAACGTCGGCATCGAGGACGTCGACGACCTCTGGCAGGACCTCGACCAAGCCCTGAGGGCGTAA
- a CDS encoding lysophospholipid acyltransferase family protein — protein sequence MTQPPPGFAYRLTAAVLRPPLAALTKRDWKGGENIPADGGVIIVANHISYIDPLVFGHFIHDHGRPVRYLAKASLFDIPLLGPFLRSAGQIPVHREKRTAGDALAEACEAIESGESIAIYPEGTITRDPNLWPMIGKTGAVRVALRTGAEIVPVAQWGAQHILKPYGKVPKFLPRKTVHVHAGPPVDLSAYRSADPHPSVLKKATTDVMAAITNLLAGIRGETAPVPFDPSKSGLPTLGNPNKKAKKR from the coding sequence TTGACACAGCCCCCGCCCGGATTCGCCTACCGGTTGACCGCGGCCGTACTGAGGCCGCCGCTTGCGGCCCTGACCAAGCGCGACTGGAAGGGCGGCGAGAACATCCCGGCTGACGGCGGGGTCATCATCGTGGCCAACCACATCTCCTACATCGACCCGCTCGTGTTCGGCCATTTCATCCACGACCATGGGCGACCGGTCCGCTACCTGGCGAAGGCGAGCCTGTTCGACATCCCGCTGCTGGGACCGTTCCTGCGATCCGCCGGGCAGATCCCCGTACACCGGGAGAAGCGCACCGCGGGCGACGCGCTCGCCGAGGCCTGCGAGGCGATCGAGAGCGGCGAGTCCATCGCCATCTATCCCGAGGGCACGATCACCCGTGACCCGAACCTGTGGCCGATGATCGGCAAGACCGGTGCCGTACGCGTCGCGCTGCGCACAGGAGCCGAGATCGTCCCGGTCGCGCAGTGGGGCGCGCAGCACATCCTGAAGCCGTACGGGAAGGTGCCGAAGTTCCTGCCGCGCAAGACCGTGCACGTCCATGCGGGGCCGCCGGTGGATCTGTCCGCGTATCGCTCGGCCGACCCGCACCCGTCGGTGTTGAAGAAGGCCACCACCGACGTGATGGCGGCGATCACCAACCTGCTGGCCGGCATTCGCGGCGAGACGGCGCCCGTGCCGTTCGACCCGAGCAAGAGCGGCTTGCCTACGCTCGGAAACCCGAACAAGAAGGCCAAGAAGCGATGA
- the cofC gene encoding 2-phospho-L-lactate guanylyltransferase, translating to MSHLPGFRPRNDGWTVVVPVKRYAVAKSRLASYAGPHRPGLARAMGLDTIAATLRSPAVAEVVIVTNDSDATHVLNDLGAIVVPDEPDLGLNQALVYGWLAARERRGRAPIAAMLADLPALRPDELAHALTLAADHQTSFVSDTPAVGTTLYCTMPGADFVPAFGGPSRLAHLSGGAVELDGTDIPTVRRDVDTEPDLREAALLGVGPHTREILAALETVHG from the coding sequence GTGAGTCACCTACCTGGCTTCCGTCCGCGCAACGATGGATGGACCGTCGTGGTCCCGGTCAAGCGATACGCGGTCGCCAAGTCCCGCCTCGCCTCGTACGCCGGCCCGCATCGCCCCGGACTCGCGAGGGCGATGGGCCTCGACACGATCGCGGCGACGCTTCGTTCGCCCGCGGTGGCTGAGGTCGTCATCGTGACCAACGACTCCGACGCGACGCACGTGCTGAACGACCTGGGCGCCATCGTCGTTCCGGACGAGCCCGACCTCGGCCTGAACCAAGCACTGGTTTACGGCTGGTTGGCCGCTCGCGAACGCCGCGGCCGCGCCCCGATCGCCGCCATGTTGGCCGATCTGCCCGCGCTGCGGCCGGACGAGCTGGCCCACGCGCTCACGCTCGCGGCGGACCACCAGACCTCGTTCGTCTCCGACACCCCCGCGGTCGGGACGACGCTGTACTGCACGATGCCGGGCGCCGACTTCGTACCCGCCTTCGGCGGCCCGTCGAGGTTGGCCCATCTGTCCGGCGGCGCGGTCGAGCTCGACGGCACCGACATCCCCACCGTACGGCGCGATGTCGACACCGAGCCCGACCTTCGCGAGGCCGCGCTGCTCGGCGTCGGCCCGCACACCCGGGAGATCCTCGCCGCGCTCGAGACCGTTCACGGTTAG
- a CDS encoding NAD(P)H-dependent glycerol-3-phosphate dehydrogenase → MTRVAVLGAGSWGTAFALVCADASSDVVLWARRPELAQAINERGENPDYLPGIALPAGIRATSSAEEALSGAEYVVLAIPSQQLRTHLAPWSALLGPASVLVSLAKGVELGTAKRMSEVIVEVAGVEDDRVAVVSGPNLAKEVAQRQPAASVVACRDAGVAERLQKVCHSPSFRPYTNSDVTGCELAGATKNVIALAVGMAVGLGFGDNARASVITRGLAETTRLGVTLGADPYTFAGLAGLGDLVATCSSPLSRNRTFGEKLGQGLSVADIAASTRQVAEGVKSCESILDLARRHGVDLPIVEHVAYVVRGEMTPVEMLRSLVSRSAKPERHGW, encoded by the coding sequence ATGACGCGCGTTGCCGTTCTCGGTGCGGGTTCGTGGGGCACGGCGTTCGCGCTCGTCTGCGCCGACGCGTCGTCGGACGTCGTGCTGTGGGCACGGCGGCCGGAGTTGGCCCAGGCCATCAACGAGCGTGGGGAGAACCCGGACTACCTGCCCGGGATCGCCCTGCCCGCGGGGATTCGCGCCACGTCGTCGGCCGAGGAGGCGCTGTCGGGGGCGGAGTACGTCGTGCTCGCGATCCCCTCGCAGCAGCTGCGGACTCACCTCGCGCCGTGGTCGGCTTTGCTGGGACCGGCGTCGGTTCTCGTGAGCCTGGCCAAGGGCGTCGAACTCGGGACGGCCAAGCGGATGTCGGAGGTGATCGTCGAGGTCGCGGGTGTCGAGGACGACCGGGTCGCCGTCGTCAGCGGGCCCAACCTGGCCAAGGAGGTCGCGCAGCGCCAGCCGGCCGCCTCGGTCGTCGCGTGCCGTGACGCCGGCGTTGCCGAACGCCTGCAGAAGGTCTGCCACTCGCCTTCGTTCAGGCCGTACACCAACTCCGACGTGACCGGCTGCGAGCTCGCTGGCGCGACGAAGAACGTGATCGCGTTGGCGGTCGGGATGGCCGTGGGGTTGGGCTTCGGCGACAACGCGCGCGCGTCGGTGATCACCCGCGGGCTCGCGGAGACGACGCGGTTGGGGGTGACGTTGGGCGCCGACCCGTACACGTTCGCCGGGCTTGCGGGTCTGGGCGACCTGGTGGCGACCTGCTCGTCGCCGTTGTCGCGGAACCGTACGTTCGGGGAGAAGCTCGGGCAGGGCCTCTCGGTGGCGGACATCGCGGCGTCGACGCGTCAGGTCGCCGAGGGTGTGAAGTCGTGTGAGTCGATCCTGGACCTGGCGCGTCGACACGGCGTGGACCTGCCGATCGTCGAGCACGTGGCGTACGTGGTGCGCGGTGAGATGACGCCGGTGGAGATGCTGCGCTCGTTGGTCTCTCGGAGCGCGAAGCCCGAACGCCACGGCTGGTAG